The Macaca thibetana thibetana isolate TM-01 chromosome 5, ASM2454274v1, whole genome shotgun sequence genomic sequence AGGGTGGCCTGGGGTGGGATGTCAGAGCTCAAGCAGGGAGAGGAGAGTGTCCTTGTTGGaggtggcctggtgggaggtgacccAAGCAGGGtcaggtgcggtgcctcacagTGATGTGATGTGAGCTGTCAGAGTCCGAGCAGGGAGAGGAACTGTCTACATGGAAGGAAGGGCAGCTCAGAATGTGGAATCATAGCTATGCAGAGAAGAGGAGGCAGCCTCGCAGGAGAGGACTGATGTCAGATTACATACAGTGGGATGGATCaattacataaatacataaaaagtaattgaagggctgagcacggtggctcacgcctgtaatctcagcactttgggaggccaaggcaggtggatcacaaggtcaggacttcgggaaccagcctggccaacatggtgaaaccccgtgtctactgaaaatacaaaacaaattagctgggcatggtagtgggttcctgtaatcccaactactcaggaggctgaagcaagaggattgcttgaacctgggaggcggaggttgcagattgtgccactgcactccagcctgggtgacaaagcgagactccatctcaaaaattaataaatagataCAAATAATTGAGACAGATTTCTCACTTTTGGAGAAGGGAGTTAGAAATACAGAAAGGGAGGAAACTAGAATAAGCCCAGTTGTTAGATTGGATATGTAATGTCCATGTGAACTCCTGGTCtctgatagataatagataggaAGATGGATAAATAGGTAGATACAcagaaagataattaaaaatataaatgtacagaTATGGAAGTTATCTGTGTatgtattacatacatatattttctagCTTTCCCTACTGAGAGGGGTGGAAGCAGTGACACTCCAATAGCAATGAACACACCTAACACTCACATCTTGGCttttaaataccattttccaTGCAAAAGAGCCAGGGCTCCTTGAGAAAATAGCTAATTTCAAGGATGGGGCAGGGAAAATATGAAACAGGACATCgtgtgccagaaagtaaggatgTGCTACAAGGATGTTGGGAACAAgtcaaaaggaaatataaatgagCTTAAATTGGCTTCTTGTAGCCAAAgttgggacaatttgagcataaaaataatgatagtaatgggTTATAACCCACTAAATGAAATAGGAAATTCATTTAGgtataaatacatttacaaataaatagaaaatttggaGAGAAGCAGGatatttacatagtttcaaaatatttctgcaCAAAATAATTGTTAATTTCTAAGGATAAAGGAAGAATTTTGTAATGGAGAAGCTTTGCAGATACCACTTCACTCAAGAAATCAAAGTAAACATCATTAGTAATGGGACTAATAAAAATGACTTGtaatctggtagaattcagtgaGAACATGTTGTCACCTCTGAAATATTCTTGCCAAAAAGGCATAGTCTGAATTTAATCAAAAAGAATTACTGAACAAAGCCAAATGGAGGGACATGCTACAAAGTAACTTGTCTGCAATGTTTCCAGTGTCAAAGTCAGGAAAATCAAGGAAAGACTGCAAATCTGTTCTAGGCTGAAGGGACTAGACAACTGAGGGACATGACAACCAAATGCATGATTCTGgattggatcttttttttttttttttggttcccaaGTTTTATTCAAGAACTCATACAAAATATTCcagataaatgaaatttaatcctcatcttcctcctcttcttcgtCCTGGTTAATCTGGAAGTAACATAATTCACTACTCTCTTTGCTGTTAGCAACTACGCGCAACCAGTCACGTAGATTattcttcttcaaatattttttgatgagATATTTCAAATACCTTTTGGAGAAAGGCACCTCAGATGTCACGGTGATCTTGCTCTTGCTCCTTTCAATAGTCACCACCCCTCCACCAAGGTTCCCAGCTTTTCCGTTCACTTTGATCCTTTCTTGCAAAAACTGCTCAAAATTGGCAGCATCCATGATTCCATCTTCTACAGGGAAGGTGCAATCAAGAGTGAACTTCAgaacctgcttcttttttttgccCCCCTTCGCCACAAGTTTTTTCCCCGGAGCCATGGCCACAGCAGAGTTAGAAAGGGCTGGATTGGATCTTTTTGCTCTAAAGTGTATCATTGGtgaaatatacaaaacttagATGGCATTTGAGGATTAGTTGGTACTATCACTGTGAGCTATCATGGTTAATATcctaattagatcccacttgtcaattttgacttttgttgccattgcttttggtgttttagttatgaagtctttacccatgcctatgtcctgaatggtattgcctaggttttcttctagggtttttattattttaggttttacagttaagtctttaatccatcttgagttgatttttgtataaggtgtaaggaacgggtccaatttcagttttctgcatatggctagccagttttcccaatagcatttgttaaatagggaatcctgtcaccatttcttgtttttgtcaggtgttgcaggaagtcagggactgCGAACAGAGGGGCTGGCTGgagccgtggcagaagaacataaattatgaagatttaattttaatatggacatttatcagttcccaaataatgcttttataatttcttatgcatGTCTTTACTTTAGTCTCTTAATcttgttatcttcataagctgaggatgtacatcaccttaggaccactgtgataattgtgttaactgtacagaTTGAtggtaaaacatgtgtgtttgaacaatatgaaatcagtgcaccttgaaaaagaacagaataacagcgatttttagggaacaagggaagacaaccataaggtccgactgcctgcagggttgggcaaaaacagccatatttttcttcctacagagagcctataaacagacgtGCAAGTAGAAGCgatatcgctaaattcttttcctagcaaggaatattaatattaatacgctgggaaaggaatgcattccttgggggaggtctataagcggccactctgggagtgtctgtcttatgcggttgagataaggagTGAGATATGCCCTGgcctcctgcagtaccctcaggcttactagggtggggaaaaactccgtcctggtaaatttgtggtcagaccagttctctgctctcaaaccctgatttctgttaagatgtttatcaagacaatatgtgcactgctgaacatagacccttatcagtagttctggtttttccctttgtcctgttccttcagaagcatgtgatctttgttagacccttattagtagttctgctttttgccctttgaagcttGTGATCTTTATACCTACTCtctgttcttacaccccctccccttttgaaacccttaataaaaacttgctggtctgagactcagggggcatcacagtcctaccaatatgtgatatCACCCCCAGTGGCCCAgttgtaaaattcctctcttcatactgtctctctttatttatcAGCTggctgacacttatggaaaatagaaataacctacgttgaaatattgggggtgggttcccccaatagtcaggtttgtcaaagatcagatgattgtagatgtgtggaattatttctgaggcctctgttctgttccatttgtctatatatctgttttggtaccagtaccatgctgttttggttactgtagccttgtagtatagtttgaagtcaggtagcatgatgcctgcagctttgttctttttgcttaggattgtcttggttatacaggctcttttttggttccatatgaaatttaaagtagttttttctaattctgtgaagaaagtcagtggtagcttgatggaaatagcattgaatctataaattactttagacaatatggccattttcacaatattgattcttcctatccatgagcatggaatgtttttccgtttgtgtcctctcttatttccttgagcagtggtttgtagttctccttaaagaggtccttcacatcccttgtaagttgtattcctaggtattttattctctttgtagcaattgtgaatgggagttcactcatgatttcgCTGTTtggtctattattattattgtctgtttgtctattatttgtctattattgtcaattattattattattttttgaaatggaatttcgctctgttgcccaggctggagtgcagtggtgcaatctttgcttactgtaacctctgtctctggggttcaagcaattctcctgcctcagcctccagagtagctagtattacaagcgtatgccaccacatctggctaatgtttatatttttagtagaggcggagtttcaccatgttagccaggctggtctcgaactcctggcctcaagtgatctgcccaccttggcctgccatagtactgggattacaggtgtgagccactgcacccagccagcataATTCTTAAAGCCTTACTATATAGTTTGTGTATGTGAcactccaaacctcatgttgaaatttgatccccagtgttggagttaggacctggtgggaggtgtttggattgtGGGGGCCAGATCCCTCAGAATGGCTTGATGCTATCCTCACACTAATGAGTGTCTTCTTGCTCTATTCAttccatgagagctggttgttaaaaagagtctggcacctccctccctgctttctctctctctctctctctctctctctctctctctctctctctctctctccccctccctctctttctccctattTCTCCCCATGTGATCTCTGCCTGCTCCtgttcactttccaccatgaggGGAAGCAGTCTGAGTTCtttaccagaagcagatgttggtgctATGCTTCTCGTACAGCCTGGAGAACCACGAGCCAACTAAACCtgatttctttacaaattacccagatttgtatatttctttacagaaacagaaatgaacCAAGACAGAAGCCTAGGAcattcagaatggtaaatgagcattggcttcaacttaatgTCACCAGTTGCATTCGCCtgtaacaagagagtcagcctgtcttttgagactttgacttctcttctctagctataAAAGTCCTAAATGATGTCTTATTCCAATATAAAGCTGTTTTATctgcattgaaaatctgttgttcagTCTAGCGACCTTTATCTATTATTTTagttagatcttctggataagttgctgcagcttctacatcagcacttgctgtttcaccttgcaCGTTTACGTTATAGAGATGGGTTCTTTTCTTAACTTCATGAACCAACCCCTGCtagcttcaaatttttcttctgcagcttcctcacctctctcagccttcttAGTATTAACTAGACTTAGGTTCCTGCTCTGGATTTAGCTTCGCCTTAACAAAAGATTGTGATTGGTTTGATCTTTTATCCAAAcaactcaaactttctccatatcagcaataagcctgttttgtttttttctcattttttttttctcattcatgtgTTTGCTGgagtagtacttttaatttccttcaaaaagttttcctttgtattcacagCTCAGCTAACCATCTGGCTCAAGAAGcttagctttcagcctgtcttggctattgacatgccttcttcactaagcttagtcatttctagctttttgtTTAAAGCAAGATatgtgcaactcttccttttacttgaacacttagaggttgTTGCGTGGTTACTAAATGGCCTAATTTCAGTTATTGTGTCTCAGGGAGGCCTAAGGAGCGGGAGAGCGATGGGGGAATTGCCAGTCAGTGAAGCAATAGAAACACAACATTTATAGATTAAGTTCACTGTCCTACATGGGCATGGCTCCTGATGCTCCCAgataattacaatagtaacaccAAAGACTAGCGATCACAGATCACTATACCAGAtgtaatgataatgaaaatgtttgaaatactaAGATGTGACAAAGACACAGAGTGAGCACATGACATTAGAAATGTGGGTCTCATAGAGTTGGCAGATGCAGGGttaccacaaaccttcaatttgtaaaaattgcAGTATTGTGAAGTACAATAAGGCAAAGTGCAAtaaacaaggtatgcctgtatttaatcaatattttcagAAGTGACTTGCGGCCTTCCCAGGCTCATATTTCTCCCTTCTCACCTAACAGTCCCTCTTTGGTCTGACACTTCTGCTGCAACCAACTTCAACTTGTGTAGGGCTTGCTATAGTCTGTGTTTTCCTGAATCTATTTTCAAGATCTATGACTTAGTTATCTTTATGTACCTGGTACCAGatgcaatgcctggcacaaagtattgcccaataaatacatattaaataaataagtgaagatAGAGGTGCCCTCTTTGATCCAggtctataatttttcttttcatgttattCTTCAAAAAGGATTGCAGTCTTTTTCCTTATCCTATGCTTCCTCTTGTGAGAGTTTAGGAGTAGGAAGTTGCTTATCCTTATTATCATCTAGTATCTTTACATACAGTATGATCAATGGCAGGACACTAATTTTATCAGATCAGGTTCTACTTTGGCTGCCTCTGTGGAGGCATGAATCTCAGAGAAGTTGTGCCTTCTATAAGCTCTATTACATATGAAACTGGAGGCAGCCTATTTCCTCACTTTTTATTCTATCAATACATTTGTCATTATCTTCATTCTCTCAGAAGTGACCTTACATgatctttctcttttatcttataaaacatatttcagtGTGTTCCCTCACCCAGTTTTCCTCCCATCCCATTGATCATGAGAGCAAAATTGCATTAGACTGAAACAAGCCTGGCTCCCAGGGCTGCTGACCAAAGGCAGTTCACAGCCCTGGGGACATCTTCTCCCCAGTGTTCAAACCTCACATTCCATTCTGGTCATGCTTTCCGTTGTTAATCCTGGCTTTAGATGAAGCCCAGCTTAGAAGCCAAGGATGTATTAAGTAGTTTCCAGTGACCAATTTTGCCTCTGATCTTTGATCGCAGATGTAATTTTCAACCTATGCATATGAGTCATGTAAGTTGGCTATTCGATGAGAAGTAAGGGCACTATGTTACTTTACTTAATCAAGTATTCATAAACTCCTTATAAAGTTGTGACAATCTAGCAAAAATCCCCCAGTCATTTACCTTAGCACACTAAGCAAAAATACATACTCTTTGTTTAGGGAAATTTCTTCTTAGGAGATTGTCTTGGAAAGGTTATGCTGAAAATGACAAAGACACAAATATCCccacaaaagaagacaaacatagCTTCTTATGTGCCTGTAAATACGGTATGTTCTCTGGTTCAGTTGGCAAATGTGCATGGCACACCCCTAAAACATCTATCAAGATGTCCAGTCCCTGACAGACCCTTACCCAAAAGTACCTAATAACTGTTTGTGTTATGCCTTTCAACAGCTAAGCCACAGGAGCTGCAGTAAGCACCCAATTTTTTATTCTGGTCTTgctcatgtattcattcaatacatatttatcttGTTCTTCTGGTGCCCCAAGCACTATTATAGGTGCTGGAGATATGTCAGTAAACTAGGTATGATTCTTGCTCATGACCAGTGGAGGCAGTTAGAAGACAGgtgattaatagaaaaaatattagataGAGAAAGGCAGgtggaatatttaaaaagtggattATGTAGAGAATAACAGAGGCGAGACTGGGAAAGGCTCTCCTAGGGAGACAACACTAGCTGAGAACTGAGGACAGAGGGGAGCCAGCCAGCCAAAGATGACAGAAGGGCATGCCCCACAGTGGTTCAGTCAGACATAAGCTTCGTGTGTTTGCAGCAAAGAAAGAAGGCCCCCAAGTGGTGAGACTTCGGTGCTTTAAGATGAGACTGAATAAAACAAGGTAAGATGCTTGTGTTTTTATCTTAAGGCACTGGTGACCTCATGGCCTGGCTGCTCTGGGAAAATGGAGGCAGAGTGGATGAATGGAGGCCAGTTAGGATATTATTATGGGAGTCCAAGCAAGAGAGGATAGTGACTGGGATCAGGATGGCCACAGTGGGGATGGAGAGAACTAGGCAAATGTGGGAACTCTTTTGTCAGAGAAGTTGACAGCAGTTACTCTTAGCTGTGATGTGGGCTAAGGAAACAAGAGGACCCAGGATAATtcccaaacattttaaaatttcctttctcttcattaaGCTCGTTGACTGTGCACTTGAAAACCTCGGAAGCATCCTAAGAGTAAACCAGCTTTTGGTGTTCCAGGAAATAGTCACAGGGAGCTTTCAAAACTAGGAACCAAGGAACCAGTACTTCCCTCCAGTCTGGAgaggttttgatttatttttactcaTCAACATTCATTTTAGTGAAGCTGTTTGGTTAACAtagaaatttttacaaataattgataagagctttattttaaaacttatattttatgGAAAGTGTGTAGCATTTCATCTTGAAATGACAACAATGACTCTCTGTCCTCAGCGTTTTGATTAAGGAGAGATGTGTGAATAACATTTGTTTGGGGGTTTTAACACGACTATGGTCACAGTGTGATGACTGAAAATGTTCTATCCAGCACATTATTAGTTATTCCATTTCTTGATAACGCAGACATTTACCAacaaggcagaggcagggagtgtggtgggggtgggggaggccgAACTCTGTGAAACACTTAACCTTTTAACATAGTTCAACAAAGTTTAGATTTCTGGCAAAACGCCTAGACTTTGTAAGGCTGTTCATGGTTGCAAAACCCGACAAGACCCTAGTGCTTAAATTATTCTGGCTCAAAAATTGAGACAATGTGAAGAGagcaaagggaaaaaacaaacacaccccGATAGCTACAGTTGGGCTCATGGCACAGAGTAAGTAATTTGGAAAAGGATGCTGGGAGTGGTTGATTACAACCTACAGTTCCTTGGAGGTCTGTCAGAGAACAAACTGGAGGGAAGTTTGTTCTCTGCCAAGAGAACAAACTCTACCCAAAGGGAAAGCAAGTTCAGCAAGAAAGGTGAAGAAGGACCTTAAGAATACATGACAAACCAAATATATCATAGATTCAAGAGAATCACTGGTTTCCCAGAACCTCAGAAATTGTCCTCACAGAGAACAGCAGCAAAGATTCATCAAGGAATACAAGTCTGAAGCACTTTGCCTAAGAAGAGTTGTCTCATCCAGAAATGCAGATGTAGGTTATAATTGCTGACAGTGTCAATGACAGCATCTGCTAGCCAAAGAAAATGGGGAATTTGTAACTAGCCAGAAGTAATCACATATTTCATTATACCTGCCTTTGTCTGGTATGTGTCAACATTTCCGTTGGTTTGAATTCCTAGGAGTTTATCTAAAATTTGTCAGAACATATGGATCATTTGTAAATAAGAAAGcataaaatgataattattaaaataattatggatGGATGTAGTACAGTGGTTCCCACACATGGTCCTCAGAACCCTAATTCTGAGGGACACACTGTAGATGACAAAGggattaattttaatattagttCCTTGGTCAATAAAATTGGGAAGCTTCTGAATGTTGCTTAGATTTCTCTGCAATAGTATTTCTCCTTTTCAAAGTCTGTAACAGTTTTATGTGCATTGTGAAGCTCTAGAAGGGGATCagagtatcctttttttttccccaaatatattGATCACAAAATTATCTCTACACCATGTCTTCATCCCACTATTTTGGTGGATTATATCATCAAACACGTATTCCGAGGACACTTGCACTGGTAAACACTGGTGTAATGCAATGTGCATCATAGGCGTGTCTGCAAATTGATGTGTTTTCACATAGGGGCTCAAGAACAGTGGGGAACGAAtcagacaaacagaaaaacaaatggaggAACTGAGTAATTCAGTCAAATTCAGCAATTTTACAATGTTAGATCCAAGATTTCTGCATTCCTTTCAGCTGTTCCTTCCTAATTGCAATATGGCTTCTGTAACTCTGACCCCTACATCTGCATCCGATGTAGGAAAAAGgtaggagaaagggaaagggtgTGGAAAGGCTGTTTTtgtaatcaagaaaatgaaaaagtttccAGGATGTCTACAACAGATTTGAGAAGGTACATAATTCCATGGGACTATGTCACACAGCAAAGAGCTGGAAAGAGATtacattagaattttattttactccATGGGGCATTTTCTTGGTGACTTAGGGGTAGTAACAGAATTGAGGTAAGAAGATGAGTTTGGGATAATTTGTGTGTATTTCAAGCTGTAGAAATATGAGGTGGAATATGTTATTTTAGACACATTCATTTGGGAAAGTCTTGTGAAGTAACTgggttcttcttttaaaaagtggtaaaatATCCTATctcctttttttgtctttgggGAAGTATACTCtcttaaaataaacacacacacacaccacacacacacacacacacactcctttaAAGCTCGGTCAGGAGCAGACATGCCCCCATCCCTGGAAATGCTGTCTAGTGGCTTGTCAACCACCAGATCCAGGTCAGTACTTGCCAGAGGACAAAATGTTTTGAGGCTTTTCCTTGGGTTACTAGTAGACTTTGTTGCTTTTGCTAGGTTGGATCTTTCAGGACCTAATCCAGGCCATGGCTTAAAGCATGAAAGTGTTTCAGAGACATCTGAGATAATTACCACATGTTTTTAAGCTCTCTGTGCTCTTAATGAGGATAAACGTACACTAGGAAACAAATTGTTTCAGTTTGCTTATGAAATTTTCTTTGGTAGCAAGACACAGACGTGTTGGTACAACACCGTTCTCTATGAAATGGAATTTATGAAGAGGAAGTCCCATGATGAAACCTCCAGAAGGGGCTTAGCAGCTTTTAGTCTATgaactaccaaaaaaaagaacatttgctataaaatgatttcttctaaaaatgtcaATCATATGGGGCTCTAATTCCGTTATAACAAAATTCCACTGATTTTATACCACTTTTAGCAAAAACACTTAAAAcatgttgatttttatatttttcatt encodes the following:
- the LOC126954354 gene encoding 60S ribosomal protein L22-like produces the protein MAPGKKLVAKGGKKKKQVLKFTLDCTFPVEDGIMDAANFEQFLQERIKVNGKAGNLGGGVVTIERSKSKITVTSEVPFSKRYLKYLIKKYLKKNNLRDWLRVVANSKESSELCYFQINQDEEEEEDED